One bacterium genomic region harbors:
- a CDS encoding carbohydrate porin, with product MSQSKHWLTIGAMLLSWACSPAVVAQDEGDEDAAVVLEDQEPESELMSIPSPDAREIDREIDQNRFLLGRWGTVRDDLAAAGLSFDIQWTQSFMSVADGGADTGFSYGGSLDYLIDLDLGKLGGPQGGFVRVLAESRYGDTVNTDAGTLLPVDTNAGFPLTTPPDDDIAITVTQLTYTQFLSKQFAVLAGKYQTLDGDANEFASGRGRSQFMNANFIFNPVGLLIVPYSTLGVGAVILPSDKVTITATLSNTTDSSTTTGFDDIGEGWTAAVETQFQYRLGRLPGGQVVTFAYAGDGEYTNFSRVSSLPGGALLGTEDDSWLLAWSAWQYIYTPDEIPDRIDTGDGRPDLRGVGLFARAGIADEDTNPIDWSLSIGLGGRGLFPGRDDDTFGVGFAYVDFDDSLVLSTVGFDDEAYGVEAFYRFDFGHGLSLTADVQVLEPFAKTADTTTIVGARVNIRF from the coding sequence TCTCGTGGGCGTGCAGTCCCGCGGTGGTGGCGCAGGATGAGGGTGACGAAGACGCGGCGGTCGTGCTCGAGGATCAGGAACCGGAATCCGAGTTGATGAGCATCCCGAGCCCCGACGCCCGGGAAATCGATCGAGAGATCGACCAGAACCGGTTCCTGCTCGGACGGTGGGGGACCGTTCGCGACGATCTGGCCGCGGCGGGGCTCTCGTTCGACATCCAGTGGACCCAGAGCTTCATGAGCGTCGCCGACGGCGGCGCGGACACGGGCTTCAGCTACGGCGGCTCGCTGGACTATCTCATCGATCTCGACCTGGGGAAGCTGGGGGGTCCGCAGGGAGGATTCGTGCGGGTCCTCGCCGAGTCGCGGTACGGGGACACGGTGAACACCGACGCGGGGACGCTCTTGCCCGTGGACACGAACGCGGGGTTCCCGTTGACGACTCCGCCCGACGACGACATCGCCATCACGGTCACCCAGCTCACCTATACGCAGTTCCTCTCGAAGCAATTCGCCGTGCTGGCGGGCAAGTACCAGACCCTCGACGGCGACGCGAACGAGTTCGCGAGCGGGCGTGGGCGCAGTCAGTTCATGAACGCGAACTTCATCTTCAACCCGGTGGGGCTGCTCATCGTGCCCTACAGCACGCTCGGCGTCGGGGCGGTGATCCTTCCCTCCGACAAGGTCACGATCACCGCCACGTTGAGCAACACGACCGACTCGTCGACGACCACCGGGTTCGACGACATCGGTGAAGGCTGGACGGCGGCGGTCGAGACACAGTTCCAGTACCGGCTGGGCCGACTGCCCGGCGGCCAGGTCGTGACGTTCGCCTACGCCGGCGACGGTGAGTACACGAACTTCAGCCGGGTTTCATCGCTGCCAGGAGGAGCCTTGCTCGGAACCGAAGACGATTCCTGGCTTCTGGCCTGGAGCGCCTGGCAGTACATCTATACGCCCGATGAGATCCCCGACCGCATCGACACCGGTGACGGACGGCCCGACCTGCGGGGCGTGGGGCTCTTCGCCCGCGCCGGCATCGCCGACGAGGACACGAATCCGATCGACTGGTCGTTGAGTATCGGTCTCGGGGGACGCGGGCTCTTCCCGGGCCGCGACGACGACACGTTCGGCGTCGGCTTCGCCTACGTCGACTTCGACGATTCGCTGGTGCTCTCGACCGTCGGCTTCGACGACGAGGCCTACGGGGTCGAGGCGTTCTACCGCTTCGACTTCGGCCACGGCCTCTCGCTGACCGCGGACGTCCAGGTGCTGGAGCCGTTCGCCAAGACTGCGGACACGACGACGATCGTTGGGGCCCGAGTCAACATTCGGTTCTGA